Within the Kribbella aluminosa genome, the region CGCGAGGACGAGTGTGTCGAGGTCACGCCGGACGCGATCCGGATGCGGAAGGTCGCGCTGACGCAGATCGAGCGCGCCAAGCTTGGCCGCAAAACCAAGTCCTGACGCGCTCAGGACACGAACCGGAAACGGTCGGTCACGGGATGCGGTGAAGATACATCCGGGTGTGATACACCATGTCTCGGTCGGTGGCGGGGGAAGAAAGTTTTGATTCGTTACCAACCAGACGTGAGTTAGCGACGTCTGTCTTGTGGAAGCACACTTTGGGGGAAGGACAACGGAATCATGGGCATTCTGCGTAAGCTCGGCGCGACCTTGACGGCTGCCGCGTTCGTCGGCGTCGGAGCACTTTCGGCGACCACCGCGGCCGAGGCCGCACCGCGCCTTGCGGGGACGGCGCAGAGCTCGGCGACCGCGCCGAAGCCGGCCGGCCTGCCGCCGTCGGCCGCACCGGCGGCGGCGAAGACGAGTACCGCCGCGAGCCAGGCGGCTGTGATGCGCAAGTACAAGCTCGACAGCCGCTGTATGACCCGGGGCCGGGTGCTGTGCATCAACAAGCACACCCGGAAGCTGGTGTACCTGGTGAACGGCAAGCCGGTGCAGGTGATGGACGTCCGCTTCGGCGCGATGAAGACCCCGACCCGGAACGGCGTCTTCAAGGTCTACCGGAAGTCGAAGAACCACGTCTCGACGCTGTACCACTCGAAGATGCCGTACGCGATGTTCTTCAGCGGCGGCCAGGCGGTGCACTACTCGTCGGACTTCCGCGCCCGCGGCTACAACGGCGCGTCGCACGGCTGCGTGAACGTTCGCGACAAGAGCAAGATCGCCTGGGTGTTCGCCCGGGTGCACGTCGGCGACAAGGTCGTCGTCTACAGCAAGTGAGCTGACTGTACGCCGGCGGCCGGGGAGCGATTGCCCGGCCGCTGTCGCGTTTCACCGGAGTACTCTGAGCAACCAACCATTTCGGGGGCTCGGGCGTCCTACGGGTGGTGGAAAGGGGGCCCGATGCGCGGGCTGATCATTCGCAAGCTGCTCACGACGATGGTTGCCGGCGGTGCGATCGCGGCGCTCCTGGGTGCCGGAACGACCGCGACCGCGACGACCGCCGACGTTCGGGCGACGCCGTTCGAGATCAGCGGTGAGTTGCCGATCTACCCGAAGGCCGTGCTCAAGAACGGGTCCACCGGGGCGAGCGTGCGCACGGTCGAGGCCCGTCTCGTACAGCTGAAGCTGCTCGAGAAGCGCTACCAGGATGACAGCTTCGGGACGATGACCCGGTCCGCGGTGAAGAAGTTCCAGAAGTCCAAAGGCATTCCCCAGCTCGGGTATCTCGACCAGAACACCCTTGACCAGCTGGTCAGGGTGACCCACGAGCCGACGCAGACCGAGCTGTACCCGCCGGCGCCGGTGGTGGACGGCAAGAAGCTCGACCCGCGGTGCGCGACCGGGGTGGCGCTGTGCATCGACAAGTCCACGCGCCAGCTGCGGTACGTCGTCGACGGCGTCGTGAAGATGCAGATGGACGTCCGGTTCGGCGCGGTGAAGACCGCGACCCGGGAAGGCAGCTTCACGGTCGGCTGGAAGAGTCGGTACCACGTCTCGACGCTGTACCACTCGAAGATGCCGTACGCGATGTTCTTCAGCGGCGGGCAGGCGGTGCACTACTCGTCGGACTTCGCGGCCCGTGGTTACAACGGTGCGTCCCACGGCTGCGTGAACGTCCGTGACCTGGCCAAGATCAAGGTCCTCTTCGACGAGGTCCAGGTCGGCGACAAGGTGATCGTCTACCGGTCCTAGAGCGGGCGCGGCCCCCGGCGGCGGCGCAGGGCGCCCCAGCCGCCGCGGCCACGGCCGGTGGCGGCGCGCAGTGCGGGACGGGCGTCGACCAGGTAGACGGCGGACGCGACGATGCCGATCAGGCCGAAGAAGCTCAGCCAGCCCTGGAAGACCTGGCTGAGGGCGAACACTGCCAGAACGAGCACCCAACCGGGCTTGGTGAGCTTGTCGGCGGCGATGAACACGGCTCGCGGCCGGACCGCCGCGTCGGCGAGGGCGACCAGCTTGATGGCCATCAGGACCCACCAGATCACCGACAGCGGATCTGTGAATCCGGGGATCAGGCTCTGCCAGATGCTCATACTACGAGCCTAACCGACAGCCGGGCGGCCCACCGCTGCTCGAGCACAGCTGGGGACCGCCCGGACGCAGGATTCACCCCGAAGTGGGGGAATCGTCACACTCAGTCGCCGATCTTGTCGGCGGCGTCCTCGACGGCCTTGGTGGCGGCCTTCGCGGTCTTGCGGGCGCTGGTCGCGGTCGCCTTGATGTTGCGAGTCGCGGTCTGCGCGGTCTTCTTGGCGGTGGTGCGGGTGGCCTTGGCCTTGCTCACCGTGGTCTTGGCGGCGGATTCGAGGTCCTCGGTCGCCTGCTGGTGGCGGATCCGCTCGACCAGGTCCTTGCCGCGGCCGGCCAGGTCCTCGTACGTCTCCTCGGCCTGGCCGAGTACGACGGTGAGACCACTCTGCGCGGTCTTCGGCAGCTCGCGGAGCTTCGTCGGAGCGGTCCGGGCGTCGGCGACGATCGCCTCGAAGCGCTTGGTCAGCTCGGACTGCGCCTTGGTGAGCTCGGCCTGCAGGGTCTTCTGGTCGAGCTTCGCGAACCGGGCGGTCACGTCGACGCCGACGGCGCGGACCTTCTCGACCGCGAGGTCGCCGGCGCCGGCGATCGCGTAGAACGGGGTAACGGGCGTACGGGTAGCCATCAGGCTTCTCCTCGGGGTGATTTCAGTCAGCAGTGGGGGTGTTCTCGCGGACGAACGACGCGTACACGTCCAGCAGTACACGCTTCTGCCGTTCGTTCAGCGCCGGGTCGAGCAGGACGGCGTCGACCACTCCGGAGGGCTGCTTGCCCTCCTGGCTCTCGTCCGGATCGAGAATGCCGGCCCGTACGTACAGGGTCTCCGCGGAGATCCGCAACGCCTTCGCGAGCTGTTGCAGCACCTCGGCCGACGGTTTCCGCAGGCCGCGCTCGATCTGGCTGAGGTACGGGTTCGACACTCCGGCCAGATCGGACAACTGCCGCAGCGACAACTGCGCATGCCGCCGCTGCTCGGCGAGGTACTCCCCTAGGGAGCCCACCGCCCCAGCCGCCCGATCACTCAACTTGGCCATGCCCCCAGTGTGCTAGCAGAGCGCTTGCAATTGCAAGCACCCCCGCCGTGACCCCCCTCACCCAGCGCTGACGTCCGAAGAAGTGAGGGCGCGCACCCGCACTTCTTCGGACGTACAGGATCAGGGCTCGCGGTGGACCTTGTGCTGGGCGGCTTGGGCTCGGGGGCGAACCGTGATGCGGTCGAGGTTCACGTGGGCGGGGCGGGTGGCGACGTACGCGACGATGTCGGCGATGTCGTCGGCGGTCAGCGGTTCGCGTACGCCGGCGTACACGGCGTCGGCCTTGGACTGGTCGCCGTTGAAGCGGGTCAGCGCGAAGCCTTCGCTCTGGACCATGCCGGGGGCGATCTCGGTGACCCGCACCGGCTGGTCCCAGAGCTCCAGGCGGAGCGTGTCGACGACGGCCCTCGCGCCGTGTTTGGCGGCGGCGTACCCGCCGCCGCCCTCGTACGCGACCTGGCCGGCCGTCGAGCCCATCACGATGATCGTGCCGCGGCCCGCGATGAGGGCCGGGAGCAACGACTTGGTGACGGCGGCGACCGCGATCACGTTCACCTCGTACATCCGCCGCCAGGCGTCCAGGTCGGCGTCGGCCACCGGCTCCAGCCCGAACGCGCCGCCGGCGTTGTTCACCAGCACCTGCAGCTGGGAACCGGCCGCCTCGGTCAGCGCCGCCACATCGGAGGCGGACGTGACGTCGCACTGCACCGCGCGGCCGTCGATCTCCTTGGCCAGCGCCTCGATCCGGTCGAGCCGCCGCGCGGCGCAGATCACCTCGAATCCCTCGCGGGCCAGGTACCGCGCCGACGCGGCCCCGATCCCGCTGCTAGCACCGGTCACCACCGCAAGAGGACGAGTCATACACCAAGCTTCTCAAAGTCCTCGGCCCGCTCGACAGGCAGTCTCACGGGTCGTCGGGCCGCCGCGACGACCCCGGCGAGCGCGGTCAGGCTCACCGCCATGAACCCGCCGAACATTCCGAGGGTCTGTCCGTCGGGGTGGATCAACGACTGTCCGCGGAAAGCCTGTACCGCGACGGTCACCATGACACCGGTGTACGCGAAGGCAGCCACGCCGACGAGCCGCGCCCGTACCCGCTCCGGCTGCAGCCAGGTCATCCGACGGCCGAGGAAGTGCAGCGCGAGCAGGACGATCAGCAGGAAATGGATCGCGTGCAGGCCGACGAAGTGCGGGATCCGCAGGTCCCCGCCGACCGTGCTCCAGTGCGTCAGCGGCATCCCCGGTCCACCCGCCTCGACGCCGATCCCGTGGCTGCCGGCCAGCGTCACCGGGTGACCGTACGCGTCCTTGACCTCCGTACGCTGACCGTTCGCCCCGACCAGGTAGAACGCGAGCGCCATCCCCGCGACCGCCAGTCCTAGACCGGCCCGGATCGCCCGGTTCAGCGGCGCGTCGCCGACCCGCTGGAACAGCAGCATGATCGCCACCACCAGGCTCGCCCCGAACAGCCCGAGTACGCCGGACATGAACACCTGCTGCCCGACCTGGTTGAAGGTGTCGCCGGTGGCGTTGAAGTGGCTGAACGTACCGCGCGCGGCCTGTACGGCGATGAACCCGACGTCGACGATTCCGGTGATCGCGAACGCGGTCCCGGTCCACCAGCCGAGGCGTTTCGCCTTGCGCAGCTTGGAAAGCAGCCACGCGAGCGTCGCGCCGTACAGGACGAACGAGATGCCGAACTTGAACGGCTTGAGCCACACGGACTCGTTGAGGATCTCCCGGTGGTCGACCGCGAGACCGACCCCGGACGTCAGGACCAGACCGGCCATGGCGAGCACCATCAGCATCAACGGGCGATGCCAGGACTTGACTTCTTCAAGGGCTGTACGCATGTCTCCATGCTTTCGGCGGACGGCCGGTAAAGCAGTGGTGCGAATCCGCCAACCGGGGTGGTGGTAGACCCACCCTGAGGCAGACTGCGAAGCATGATCGGGTTGCGGGCGGAGCGAATCTTCGACGGCGAGCGGATCGTCGACGGCAACCTGGTACTGATCGAAGACGGGAAGGTTGTCGCTCTGACGCGGGAGGATCCGCAGGGCGGGGTGGGGCCGGCGGGTGTAGAGGTGCGGGAGCTGGCGGGGTGCACGATTCTTCCGGGGCTGATCGACGCCCATGTCCACCTGACCGCCGATGCCGGACCTGGCGCACTGGACCGCCTCGCCAACTTGCGTATCGCCGCCCAGACCGCCGGGCTCGCCGCGACCAGGCGGGCCTTGGCCGCGACCATCGAGCAGTCTCTGCGGCTGCACCTCGCGGCCGGTGTCACCACGGTCCGCGACCTCGGCGACCCGTACGACGCAGTCCTCAAGTGGCGCACGACAGCACCGGGCGGGTTACCGACGGTCGTCGCATCCGGTACGCCGATCACCAGCAGAGGCGGACACTGCTGGGGCCTCGGCGGCGAGGTCTCCGGCCCCGATGCGATCCGCGCCGCTGTCCGGGAACGTGCCGCGAACGGAGCCGACGTCGTCAAGATCATGGCCAGCGGCGGCGTCATGACTCCCGGCAGCGACACGATGAGTCCGCAGTTCACGCTCGAGGAGCTGGCGGCCGCGGTCGACGAGGCGCACGCGCACGGCCTCCCGATCACCGCCCATGCCCACGCGCTGTCCGCCGTACGGCAGGCGATCGAAGCCGGTGTCGACGGGATCGAGCACTGCACCTGCCTGACGCCGGACGGCGTGGTCATCGACGACGGGCTGATCGCGGGTCTCACGGGCATTGCCGTCTGCGGGACGCTCGGCTCGGACCGGTCGATCGTGGTGCCGCCCGAGATCCTGGAGCTGGTCGCGAAGGCCGGTCTCAGTGCGGCTGCGCTTCAGCAGGCGGTCCGTCGGTTGTCCGACGGCGGCGTCCGGATCGTGGCCGGCTCGGACGGCGGGATCGGTCCCGCGAAACCGCACGGCCTGCTCCCGGCAACGCTCGCCGAGTACGTCGAGGCCGGGATCCCCGCGACTGCTGCCCTGATCACCGGTACGTCGTCCGCGGCCGACGCGCTGCACGTCCCGAAGGGCCGGATCCGCCCCGGCGCCGACGCGGACCTGCTCGTCGTACCTGGGGATCCGACGACGGACATCAGTACGTTGGCCGCCCCAACAGCTGTCTACCTCGCCGGGCAGGACGTCACGCCTGGCGGGTCGGCAGCGCGATGATCTGGCGGAGGTTCAGCTCGCGGCGGCGGCTGACCGCGAACGTGACCACGTCGGCGATGTCGTCGGCGTGCAACGGGCCGATCTGCTCGTTCATCGAGGTGATCAGCTCCTGCCCGGGGGCGTCCAGGTGGGTGGCGAGTTCGGTGTCGGTGAGGCCCGGTTCGACGTTCGTCACGCGGACGTCGTACGGCGAGAGGTCCGCGCGGAGGGCCGCCGACAGCTGGGTGAGGGCGGCCTTCGTCGCGCCGTAGACGGCGTACCCGGGGAAGATCGCGTGCGCGCCGATCGACGAGATGTTGACCAGGTCCGCCGTACGTCCCTCGCCTGCTGCCTTGATCAGGTCGGGCGTGAACGCGTGGACGAGCCGAAGAACGCCGGTGACGTTGGTGTCGATCATCCGGGTCCAGTCGTCGAGCCGGCCGTCGGCGATCGGGGCCGCCAGCATGACGCCGGCCGCGTTCACCACCAGGTCGACGGTGCCGAGACGTTCGTGGATCCGTGCGACTCCGGCGTCGACGGACTCCTGCTGCGTGACGTCGAGGCCGACGCCGAACGTGCGCTCGCCGAGCTTGCCGGCCAGGTCGTCGAGGCGGTCCTGGCGCCGGGCGACCAGCGCGACCGAGGCGCCGGCCTCGGCCAGCTGGGTGGCGATCGCGGCGCCGATTCCGCTGGCGGCGCCGGTGACTACTGCGTTCCGAATGCTCAAGTTGGTCATGGCATCGATCCTGGGGCGGTCGCCGCGGCTTACCCAGGTGTCTGTCGAGCCTGGTTCTAGCAGGACCAGGTTGCGGATCCGGCCGGTATGGATACTGGAGGGCATGGATCGTCGTGCGGAGCTGACCGAGTTCCTCAAGTCCCGGCGGGCCCGCGTGCAGCCGGAGGAGCTCGGCATCAAGGTGTACAGCGGGCGCCGCCGGGTGCCCGGCCTGCGCCGCGAGGAGCTCGCGCAGGCCGCGGGCGTCAGCGCCGACTACTACGTCCGGTTCGAGCAGGGCCGGGCCGACAACGTCTCGCAGGAGATCCTGGACGCGGTCGCCGACGTACTCAAGCTGACCGACGACGAGCGGAGCCACCTGGCTCTGCTGGCGAAACCTGTACGCCGTACTCCGCGGCGTCGTCCGCCGCAGCGCCTGCGACCGGGGATGCAGCGGCTGCTCGACTCGATGCCGGACGTGCCCGCGTTCGTGCTCGGCCGCCGGATGGACGTCCTCGGCTGGAACCGGCTCGCGGCCGCGCTGATCGCCGACTTCGACAGCCTGGACCACAAGGACCGCAACATCCCGCGGCTGGTGTTCCTCGACCCGGCATCGCGCGACTTCTACCCGGAGTGGGCGGCGGTAGCCGACGAGACCGTCGGCTACCTGCGGATGTACGCGGGCCGCTACCCCGACGATCCCGAGCTGACCGAGCTGGTCGGGGAGCTCTCGATCCGCAGCCCGGAGTTCCGGGAACACTGGGCTCGGCACGACGTGAAGGACAAGACGTTCGGCACGAAGACGCAGCACCACGCGCTGGTTGGCGACATCACCGTGGGATACGAGACGCTGCAGCCGCCGGGCGAGCCGGACCAGTTGCTGGTGACGTACACGGTCGAGCCGGGCTCCACCTCCGAGCAGAACCTGCGGCTGCTGGCCAGCTGGACCGCTGCGGACGCGGGTCTCCCTGTGGAAGTCCCGGAGATACCCTGACCAGGTGACCGAAACCCCCGACCGTCCGATCCGGCGGGTCGCGATGATCAGCCTGCACACGTCACCGCTCGACCAGCCCGGTACCGGGGACGCGGGCGGGATGAACGTGTACGTCGTGGAGCTGTCGAAGCAGCTGGCCGGGCTCGGGATCGAGGTCGACGTCTTCACCCGGGCGACCGCATCGGTGCTGCCGGCCCCGCGTGGAACTGCTGCCCGGCGTGACGGTCCGCAACGTTGCCGCCGGCCCGTACGAGGGCCTGACGAAGAACGAGCTGCCCGCCCAGCTGTGTACGTTCGCCCGCGCGGTGCTGCGCGCCGAGGCGATCCACGAGCCCGGCTGGTACGACGTGATCCACTCGCACTACTGGTTGTCCGGCCAGGTCGGCCTGCTCGCCCGTGATCGTTGGGCGGTCCCACTGGTACACACCATGCACACGATGGCCAAGGTGAAGAACGCCAGCCTGGCCGAGGACGACGTACCGGAGCCGCCCGCGCGGCTACTCGGCGAGGAGCAGGTCGTCGAGGCCGCGGACCGGCTGCTCGCGAACACCGACGACGAAGCGCGGGAGTTGATCGAGCTGTACGGCGCTCAGCCCGCGAAGGTCGAGGTGGTGAATCCGGGCGTGGACCTGGAGCTGTTCAGCCCGGGGTCGCAGGCGGCAGCGCGGCGGGAGGTGGGGTTGCCGGAGGATGCCGTCGTACTGGCGTTCGTCGGGCGGATCCAGCCGTTGAAGGCGCCCGACCTGCTGATCCGGGCCGCGGCGCGGATGCTCGACCGGGACCCGGGGCTGCGCTCGCGGCTGGTGGTCGCGATCATCGGCGGGCCGTCCGGGAACGGGATTGAGCACCCCGAGTCGCACGCGGAGCTGGCGCGGGCGCTGGGGATCGACGACGTGACGCGATTCGTGAAGCCGATGGAGCGGGCGCGGCTGGTTGCCTGGTACCGGGCGGCGTCGGTCGTGTGCGTTCCGTCGTACTCGGAGTCCTTCGGGCTGGTCGCGCTGGAGGCGCAGGCATGCGGTACGCCGGTGGTCGCGGCGGCGGTCGGCGGCCTGAGTACGGCGGTACTCGACGGGCGGACCGGGTACCTGGTCCGCGGGCACGGCGTCGACGACTTCGCCGACGCGCTGGCGCGGATCGCGACGGATCCGGCCGTCCGCGAGAGCATGGGCCGCGCGGCGGTCGCGCACGCACGGGACTTCGGCTGGGAACTGACCGCACGGAAAACGCTGGCGGCGTACCGGACCGCGGCGCGGACAATGATCGCTGCGGAGGTAGCCGGGTGAGAGTTTCTGCGGCGGACGTGATCCGCCAGGTGCTGACCGAGAACGAGCTCGAGTTCACCGAGGGGGAGCCGGGCGCGTTCGCCGCGGACCTGCCGGGCGAGCGGAAGCTCAAGACCACGGTCACGCTGACCGTGGGCCTGCAGGCGGTGCATGTGCATGCCTTCGTGGCACGGCACCCGGACGAGAACCACGCGGCCGTGTACCAGTGGCTGCTGGAGCGGAACCTGAAGATGTACGGCGTCGCCTTCGCGGTGGAT harbors:
- a CDS encoding helix-turn-helix domain-containing protein, producing the protein MAKLSDRAAGAVGSLGEYLAEQRRHAQLSLRQLSDLAGVSNPYLSQIERGLRKPSAEVLQQLAKALRISAETLYVRAGILDPDESQEGKQPSGVVDAVLLDPALNERQKRVLLDVYASFVRENTPTAD
- a CDS encoding SDR family NAD(P)-dependent oxidoreductase; the encoded protein is MTRPLAVVTGASSGIGAASARYLAREGFEVICAARRLDRIEALAKEIDGRAVQCDVTSASDVAALTEAAGSQLQVLVNNAGGAFGLEPVADADLDAWRRMYEVNVIAVAAVTKSLLPALIAGRGTIIVMGSTAGQVAYEGGGGYAAAKHGARAVVDTLRLELWDQPVRVTEIAPGMVQSEGFALTRFNGDQSKADAVYAGVREPLTADDIADIVAYVATRPAHVNLDRITVRPRAQAAQHKVHREP
- a CDS encoding helix-turn-helix transcriptional regulator, whose translation is MDRRAELTEFLKSRRARVQPEELGIKVYSGRRRVPGLRREELAQAAGVSADYYVRFEQGRADNVSQEILDAVADVLKLTDDERSHLALLAKPVRRTPRRRPPQRLRPGMQRLLDSMPDVPAFVLGRRMDVLGWNRLAAALIADFDSLDHKDRNIPRLVFLDPASRDFYPEWAAVADETVGYLRMYAGRYPDDPELTELVGELSIRSPEFREHWARHDVKDKTFGTKTQHHALVGDITVGYETLQPPGEPDQLLVTYTVEPGSTSEQNLRLLASWTAADAGLPVEVPEIP
- a CDS encoding SDR family oxidoreductase translates to MTNLSIRNAVVTGAASGIGAAIATQLAEAGASVALVARRQDRLDDLAGKLGERTFGVGLDVTQQESVDAGVARIHERLGTVDLVVNAAGVMLAAPIADGRLDDWTRMIDTNVTGVLRLVHAFTPDLIKAAGEGRTADLVNISSIGAHAIFPGYAVYGATKAALTQLSAALRADLSPYDVRVTNVEPGLTDTELATHLDAPGQELITSMNEQIGPLHADDIADVVTFAVSRRRELNLRQIIALPTRQA
- a CDS encoding DUF2516 family protein codes for the protein MSIWQSLIPGFTDPLSVIWWVLMAIKLVALADAAVRPRAVFIAADKLTKPGWVLVLAVFALSQVFQGWLSFFGLIGIVASAVYLVDARPALRAATGRGRGGWGALRRRRGPRPL
- a CDS encoding metal-dependent hydrolase family protein, translating into MIGLRAERIFDGERIVDGNLVLIEDGKVVALTREDPQGGVGPAGVEVRELAGCTILPGLIDAHVHLTADAGPGALDRLANLRIAAQTAGLAATRRALAATIEQSLRLHLAAGVTTVRDLGDPYDAVLKWRTTAPGGLPTVVASGTPITSRGGHCWGLGGEVSGPDAIRAAVRERAANGADVVKIMASGGVMTPGSDTMSPQFTLEELAAAVDEAHAHGLPITAHAHALSAVRQAIEAGVDGIEHCTCLTPDGVVIDDGLIAGLTGIAVCGTLGSDRSIVVPPEILELVAKAGLSAAALQQAVRRLSDGGVRIVAGSDGGIGPAKPHGLLPATLAEYVEAGIPATAALITGTSSAADALHVPKGRIRPGADADLLVVPGDPTTDISTLAAPTAVYLAGQDVTPGGSAAR
- a CDS encoding YbjN domain-containing protein; translation: MRVSAADVIRQVLTENELEFTEGEPGAFAADLPGERKLKTTVTLTVGLQAVHVHAFVARHPDENHAAVYQWLLERNLKMYGVAFAVDHLGDIHLDGRVPLHAITPSEVDRLLGAVLEYADTSFNTILELGFATSIRREYEWRVSRGESTRNLDAFKGWLEPR
- a CDS encoding L,D-transpeptidase encodes the protein MGILRKLGATLTAAAFVGVGALSATTAAEAAPRLAGTAQSSATAPKPAGLPPSAAPAAAKTSTAASQAAVMRKYKLDSRCMTRGRVLCINKHTRKLVYLVNGKPVQVMDVRFGAMKTPTRNGVFKVYRKSKNHVSTLYHSKMPYAMFFSGGQAVHYSSDFRARGYNGASHGCVNVRDKSKIAWVFARVHVGDKVVVYSK
- a CDS encoding L,D-transpeptidase family protein, translating into MRGLIIRKLLTTMVAGGAIAALLGAGTTATATTADVRATPFEISGELPIYPKAVLKNGSTGASVRTVEARLVQLKLLEKRYQDDSFGTMTRSAVKKFQKSKGIPQLGYLDQNTLDQLVRVTHEPTQTELYPPAPVVDGKKLDPRCATGVALCIDKSTRQLRYVVDGVVKMQMDVRFGAVKTATREGSFTVGWKSRYHVSTLYHSKMPYAMFFSGGQAVHYSSDFAARGYNGASHGCVNVRDLAKIKVLFDEVQVGDKVIVYRS